The Malus domestica chromosome 10, GDT2T_hap1 nucleotide sequence ACTGGAACCGTGATGACGATCTTTTCTCTTTCTGGTTTTGGGGCTTTCGCTTTCTGGGTTTTAGCACTATCTTCCCCAATTCTCTCATCTAGAACGAACCAATCAAATCTAGCAATGGAAAACCCTAATGTTTTCTTTGAAATGACTACCGAAGGCCAGCTGGTCGTCCGCATCGTGATGGAGCTTTCCACCTACACCACCCCCTGCACCGCCAAGAACTTTGGGGCTCTCTGCACTGGAGAGAAAGGCGTCGGCTGCCCCGGCAAGACCATACACTACAAAGGATCTACCTTCCACTCTGCTATCCCCAGGCTCATGTGCTAGGGAGGCACTGAAGATGACTCGATCTACGATGCCAAGTTCGCTGACGAACACTAGACCCGAAATCTTGTCCATGGCCAACGCCGGTCCTAGAAAGCGAAAAGATCAAAACCCCATCACCGCTCTAGTGGTGACGAGAGAGTAGAAGGGGAAGGATTTGGATCCACTCGGGACCTTATAGCCCGtaatttctgacacgacacgaaaatgatacgaaaataacgggtttcgggtcaataCGATAACTTATCAGGTGACTCattaacgggtatacacgcgggtaacacgtgaGTAACCCATTtcaacccgttaagaaaaaatttattttgataattttaaagtttaattactaaaagatttattataaaatacaataaccatattaatatatacaatatattctatattaaatatgtagttttgtattattattctatataagtttttaaaaaaaagttttagtcattatttatttttattatgagagttccttattatcattactaggataaattttacctaacatgttgtccaaaattaaaataagctaatatagtatttgtataggcaagaactaagaagacatacatacaagtatgaaaaatgtgaaagaatatataaatactcgtgattcatcattatgcctccacgagtagataatggttacacttacattatcgtttagatttttaaaatcctcctaaccttcatgaataatgtttttatttgagggaaaaattaataataattattgtagaagtgtaaaaaatgtaaaaaaaaatatacaatcacttatagtgacaaactttacaacttttatgaatgggtcagcttcgaaatccaacactataattcataaaccttaaatttatatttaacgtCAATTGAcatttacactttattcttcttcctaaatttcatttttttaattttttttttgaaaacatgatcatctggcggatgtaagaagatgaatggttcaaatctttgatatcacttttcaatatttacggttaactgaaatatgagtcgatgtcatatagtttgtagaaactttataaacatcaagcaatattttcactaaccgtaaaactctgaatataatattaacgatccaaaccgttcatcttcttgcatcctctaatagatcaagttctcaaaaaagaaaatcttaaaaaacaaaatttgatgagaacaaataagcgtaaatgtaaacaacaatcaacggttaaattttgatatatgatttatatgattatagtggcgaatttcgaagttaagctcttcataaaagttgtaaaacttgttattacgagcgtttatatattttttctatattttttacacttctacattaattaaaaatctattcaagactttaggtaagtgaaaatatacttaaaagaacaatgcgtttttatgttttggatgtgacaatatgatatgtatatacttatttagtattatgttttttatttgattatttattggtttaaaatatatttttcttaacgggtaacgggtcgggtcgttttacccgtttattttaacgggtgttacacgacacgacccgttaagatatcgggtatgacacgaaaacgacaagAACACGGAAAACACAACACAAATGCCATGTCTAGGACCTTAGTGTCTAGAGCCTCCTCATCCACAAATATGGGCCGCTGATTGGTGTGCAAGTCAAATCAGGACCGTTGGTTGTGTGTGGTGGGCCAGGAAAATGAATTAGAAAAGACCATTGGATTCAATTTGTGCGGCCCAGATTAATGGATGAGGAGGCTCCGGACACTAAGGTCCGAAGCGGATCCAAATCCGAAGGGGAAAATAATATTGAGATGGAATTTCTAGGTTtttcatcttttattttatgtttagttttttttttattttaatatagtaAAAGTTAACAACGTTAGTTTTGAGTTAATAGAATGGACGCATGTCAATCAAATAAGAAGACATAAACGAGACAGCATATCCATAACTAGAAAAAAAAGGCTTTTTAtggtttattattattttacaaAAAAGTAGAAGATTTAACAAAGTTAACCACTGTTAATTGAATAAAACCAGATACGAGGCGGGGCAGAGGAAGCTTGGGCAGAatgtcaatttatataaaatttgattctaaaaaaatattaaaaaaatcagaaaaccacttttttgtcaaaatagtgCGCAtgtaggagagattttttaatgcgACTGGTATACGAGTTAGTACATCATGTGTTactatataaatgatgagatatgtgtcttaaaaagttaataactaaaaaataaaatttctaccatttacataaaaacacatacCACCTCGTGTGCTTTTGCATtttgagtaatgttattcataccacgTTTCTATACCACCTTAGGTTGCATCTGATGTgaacagccacatcatttgaaaaatttacaaaacccaaggaaatgaagAAGTAAGACTCCTCGTAtatcacaatcatcatttaattaattagtttttcttaattattagtttattaaataatgaactaaatttaaaatctaattaattcaaatgatgtgactGTCCACATCAAATACCATCTAAGATGGTATGAAAATGGGTCTTGGGTTTGTTGTCCCAAATAATGTGTCTCCTCAATGTCTCTTCTTTAATTCTGTGACACGTGTCCTCCACTTAACATTAAAATGTAACACTGTTACTTtccataaaatttaattaaaattaaaaaaaaaactcaaaaattttaaaataaaataaaataaaccctAAAGGACACTGTTGAAATTCATCATCTTCAATCTCCCTGCAATCCTTCCCCAATCTCCTGCAATCCTTCAAAAGAATCCCTTAAACCCACTGGAAACTCATCTTCCTTATCATCCTTATCAACCCCATGAATCCAATCACATTCCTCAATCTCCCAACCTGTAGAAGAACCCACAATCCCAAGATGTCCCCCCAAATCGTCTATGCTGCTACTTCAACCCAAACAAACCCAGAACCCACAATCGTCTCTACTGCCAATTCAACACAAACAAACCCAGAAGCAGTATGGTGAGGAAGATGAGGTTGACGACGAAGACAACGACCCAGAACCGGTGGGTTGTAGGAGCCTAAACTGGGTTTCATTGATTTGacccaaaagaagaagatgacgaTGATGGGTTGGTGAATAAAGAGACCGGCAATCAAGAGTGAAACGGTCTGCGATTAGGGCGAGGGGTGGCTGTAGGGGTGATTTGTTTGGTGGGTGGTGGGGTGATTGAGTTCTTGTGGgtttatttgtatttctttaattttttttatttttattaattctaTTAATAAAAGTTAACAGCTTTTATGTAGAGTTAAGGTGAATGTCACGTgtcaaaaaattagacaaagaGGCACAAGGGAGATATGAAAATAGGAGACAGCAGACCCATAATCATGAAAATATACTTTTTAAAATTTCTCCGCACGTTGAATTTTTTGCTTTTTGAGATGCTTTGAGAAATGTAAACAAACTGGAATGGGACTGAACGCTCACATCCGTACGGCAGCGTACGTTAGAGAATGACCATTGTCTCTAAAATGGAAAGTAAATAGAAGCGCGAAAAGTACCTGATCATCTGAAGATGATGGTCCCGGAGCACCGGCCTCCAGGGTCGGCGTAGGAGCACCGACTGGTGGCGCCGGTGGTCCTGGGGCCAGTGCGAGCGGAGAAGGCGCCAAGGCTGGAGATGTCACGGTGGAAGCTGGAGCTGGAGCTGGTACCTGAGCTGGCGGAGACGCAAGAGGGGCCGGTGGTGGTGTTGCTGGTGGTGGAGTGGCGGGTGGCGGAGTGGCTGGTGGTGGAGTTGCAGGTGGAGGAGTGGCGGGTGGGGGGGTCGCTGGAGGTGGAGTTGCGGTTGGAGGAGAGCTGACTAGAGGCGGGGTGGCCGGCGGGGGTGCAGAGACAGGGGGAGGAGTTGATGGAGGTGGAGACGTGGTAACTGGGGGCGGTGATGTGGCAACGGGAGGTGGAGCTGACGTGGGAGGAGGCGTGGCGGCGGGAGGTGGAGTGCTGGCGGGGGGAGAGGATGGTGGCTGGTTGTTGGATGGTGGAGTTGTGGGTGTAGCGGGGGGAGCAGGAATGGTGGTGGGTGAGGTGGCGGGGGGAGATTGGCCTCCGACACCGGCGAAGACAATGCAGATAAAACCTAGGAAGAACAGAGTCTTGCGATCCATATCTGACCTCTCTCTGTGATTAACAGAGAGAGAGCGTGAGTCGACTCGGTCGAGTTATGCAGTTTTGGGTTTAGagtgagagagacagagagcaaTTGGAACTGGTTAAATAGGCCCTTCTCGTTATTAACGTGAGCAACTGTTAGCTGGTTCGAGCCTCCGTTGGGTTTATTGTAACTTTAATAAGAAGGGGGCGGGGgggatttataattttatatccACGCGGTGCTGCCAAACGCATCTGGACCATTAGATGTGGGTGTTTTGGGTGCGTTTTAcgttttttacatttttcagcCCTTCCGGTTTCGGTTGGTAGAGGTGAAAAACAGAGGCACTCAT carries:
- the LOC114827587 gene encoding classical arabinogalactan protein 9-like; the protein is MDRKTLFFLGFICIVFAGVGGQSPPATSPTTIPAPPATPTTPPSNNQPPSSPPASTPPPAATPPPTSAPPPVATSPPPVTTSPPPSTPPPVSAPPPATPPLVSSPPTATPPPATPPPATPPPATPPPATPPPATPPPATPPPAPLASPPAQVPAPAPASTVTSPALAPSPLALAPGPPAPPVGAPTPTLEAGAPGPSSSDDQSGVEKMWSMQKMVGNFVFGWALLSVMV